One Oryzomonas sagensis DNA segment encodes these proteins:
- a CDS encoding FAD-dependent oxidoreductase: MSSVLFSTWGRNVVDNRNVSGEPQAVAFKLPAAFDGERPLRAFMGWDGIILFDKTVDVPAMTAEYMKRVQTLYCCGKCTPGKKGTKVLMDLLKGVLDGTAKETDLDMVGDLAELLRNCKCTLCQSATVPVFDAVQHYRAEFVTRLHERRAVNNTDGYLHRITAPCMDRCPSHIDIPRYIEDIKNLRFSDSLATIRENMPLPAVCGRVCPHPCESACRRKNVDDAINIMVLKRSASDYERVHKLAPPMQPKPRKSKTVGIVGAGPAGLAAAYYLALEGYPCTIYEALPEGYGGGMIAVGIPAYRMPRTILQRDIDIIQSLGVEIVYNCRVGTDISLADLKKKHDSVFIAPGAHRSKPMGVEGEDKGYKGFLKGGIDFLREAYMGKPTGMGKKVVVVGGGNTAIDCVRVALREGAQDSYLVYRRSRKEMPADVWEVDGADEEGVQFEFQVLPTRIIANEQHEVVGVECVRMELGEPDASGRRRPEPMAGSEFVIECDTVIPAIGQDADLGFIPPDMGIDISKWNTVVTRHLSLKDAAGKDLKDGMGNPLSRFLMTDCDGVFAGGDAEIGPLTVVACVGNAHRAARVIQRWLEEGKAYLTEDDIFDDLLTYLGVYDKGEKVAWLDAAGRANQKEVHGRERAGLKNYNEVELGFSDSTAQAEADRCLRCYRMAMAVV; encoded by the coding sequence GTGTCTTCAGTACTCTTTTCCACGTGGGGCAGAAACGTCGTTGACAACAGGAATGTTTCCGGTGAACCGCAGGCGGTCGCCTTCAAGCTGCCGGCGGCCTTTGACGGCGAACGTCCCTTGCGCGCGTTCATGGGGTGGGATGGCATCATTCTGTTCGACAAGACGGTTGATGTGCCGGCCATGACGGCCGAGTACATGAAGCGCGTCCAGACCCTGTACTGCTGCGGCAAGTGCACGCCGGGCAAGAAGGGCACCAAGGTGTTGATGGACCTGCTCAAGGGGGTGTTGGACGGTACGGCCAAAGAGACCGACCTGGACATGGTCGGGGATCTGGCGGAACTGCTCAGGAATTGCAAGTGCACCCTGTGCCAGAGCGCCACGGTGCCGGTCTTCGATGCGGTACAACACTACCGCGCCGAATTCGTCACCCGCCTCCATGAACGGCGTGCGGTCAACAACACCGACGGATACCTCCACAGGATCACCGCCCCCTGCATGGACAGATGCCCGTCCCATATCGACATCCCCCGGTACATCGAGGATATCAAGAACCTCCGTTTTTCCGATTCCCTGGCCACCATCCGCGAGAACATGCCGCTCCCGGCCGTCTGCGGGCGGGTCTGCCCCCACCCCTGCGAGAGCGCCTGCCGCCGCAAGAACGTGGATGATGCCATCAACATCATGGTGCTCAAACGATCCGCCTCGGATTACGAACGAGTGCACAAACTTGCCCCCCCCATGCAGCCCAAGCCGCGGAAGAGCAAGACCGTCGGCATCGTGGGCGCCGGTCCTGCCGGTCTGGCCGCCGCCTATTACCTGGCCCTGGAAGGATACCCCTGCACCATCTACGAGGCGCTGCCGGAAGGGTACGGCGGCGGCATGATCGCGGTCGGCATCCCGGCCTACCGCATGCCGCGCACGATCCTGCAACGCGACATCGACATCATCCAGTCCCTGGGGGTCGAGATCGTCTATAACTGCCGCGTCGGCACGGACATCTCCCTGGCCGACCTGAAGAAGAAGCACGACTCGGTGTTCATCGCCCCCGGCGCCCACCGCTCCAAGCCCATGGGTGTGGAAGGGGAGGACAAGGGGTACAAGGGCTTCCTCAAGGGGGGGATCGACTTCCTGCGTGAGGCCTACATGGGCAAGCCGACCGGCATGGGCAAGAAGGTCGTGGTGGTCGGTGGGGGCAATACCGCCATCGACTGCGTCCGGGTCGCCCTGCGCGAAGGTGCCCAGGACTCCTACCTGGTCTACCGCCGCTCCCGCAAGGAGATGCCTGCCGATGTGTGGGAGGTGGACGGCGCCGACGAGGAGGGGGTCCAGTTCGAGTTCCAGGTGCTCCCCACCCGGATCATCGCCAACGAGCAGCACGAGGTGGTCGGCGTGGAATGCGTCCGCATGGAGTTGGGAGAGCCCGACGCCTCCGGCCGCCGCCGTCCCGAACCGATGGCGGGCAGCGAGTTCGTCATCGAGTGCGACACGGTCATCCCGGCCATCGGCCAGGACGCCGACCTGGGGTTCATTCCCCCCGATATGGGCATCGACATCAGCAAGTGGAATACGGTGGTCACCAGGCACCTGTCCCTCAAGGATGCGGCGGGAAAGGATCTCAAGGACGGCATGGGCAACCCGCTCTCCCGCTTCCTCATGACCGACTGCGACGGGGTCTTTGCCGGCGGCGACGCCGAGATCGGCCCCCTGACCGTGGTGGCCTGCGTGGGCAATGCTCACCGTGCCGCCCGGGTAATCCAGCGCTGGCTGGAGGAGGGCAAGGCCTATCTCACCGAAGACGATATCTTTGACGACCTCTTAACCTACCTGGGGGTATACGACAAGGGCGAGAAGGTGGCCTGGCTCGATGCCGCCGGGCGCGCCAACCAGAAAGAGGTCCACGGCAGAGAGCGGGCCGGCCTCAAGAACTACAACGAGGTCGAACTGGGTTTCAGCGACAGCACTGCCCAGGCCGAGGCCGACCGGTGTTTGCGCTGCTACCGCATGGCCATGGCGGTTGTGTAG
- a CDS encoding aminopeptidase, with product MTPLDGAFRSLFETNMGIRANERVLVFSDTIRADETVSASDRDRRVRLHATARMAAAFAARTYGSGGFVEFPATPASGAEPPRELWLATFGADAIAELERTGLLAKLLAKQAAPDEIGTAREIILAHRHAVADVIIALSNNSTSHTRYRALACATGTRFASLPHFDPDMFHSSMTVDWQALADRTARLVAAVNRAEWVRVTCPNGTDMMICKQGRHAGGDDGLLTAPGCFGNLPAGEGYLAPLEGKSHGIMVIEWAPTRKLDEPLRLFVENGTVARIEGADRHRAKLEAKFAEDANCRNIAELGIGTNDKASRPDNVLEAEKILGTIHIALGDNSGFGGRVSAPFHEDYVFYHPTVTAIMADGSERVLIDDGKMLV from the coding sequence ATGACCCCTCTCGACGGAGCATTTCGTTCACTCTTTGAAACCAACATGGGTATCCGCGCCAATGAACGGGTCCTGGTGTTCAGCGACACGATCCGGGCCGACGAAACGGTCTCCGCAAGCGACCGGGACCGGCGCGTACGCCTGCATGCCACCGCCCGCATGGCGGCGGCATTCGCCGCGAGGACGTATGGCAGCGGCGGCTTCGTGGAATTCCCCGCCACCCCTGCCTCGGGAGCCGAGCCGCCCCGGGAGCTCTGGCTGGCGACCTTCGGCGCAGACGCCATCGCCGAACTGGAACGGACGGGGCTCCTGGCAAAGCTCCTGGCAAAACAGGCTGCACCCGACGAGATCGGCACCGCCCGGGAGATCATCCTGGCCCACCGGCACGCCGTGGCCGACGTCATCATCGCCCTGTCCAACAACTCCACCAGCCATACCCGCTACCGCGCCCTGGCCTGCGCCACCGGCACACGCTTCGCCAGTCTGCCCCACTTCGACCCGGACATGTTCCACAGTTCCATGACCGTGGACTGGCAGGCCTTGGCAGACCGCACCGCCCGGCTGGTGGCGGCGGTCAACCGGGCGGAGTGGGTACGGGTCACCTGCCCCAACGGCACCGACATGATGATCTGCAAACAGGGGCGCCACGCCGGGGGGGACGACGGTCTGCTGACCGCGCCCGGCTGCTTCGGCAACCTCCCGGCCGGCGAGGGATATCTTGCGCCGTTGGAGGGCAAAAGTCACGGCATCATGGTGATCGAGTGGGCGCCGACCCGCAAATTGGACGAGCCGCTGCGTCTCTTCGTGGAGAACGGCACCGTGGCGCGGATCGAGGGAGCGGACCGGCATCGCGCCAAGCTTGAGGCCAAATTCGCCGAGGACGCCAACTGCCGGAACATCGCCGAACTGGGCATCGGCACCAACGACAAGGCCAGCCGGCCGGACAATGTGCTGGAAGCCGAGAAGATCCTCGGCACCATCCACATCGCCCTGGGGGACAACTCCGGCTTCGGCGGCCGGGTCAGCGCCCCGTTCCATGAGGATTACGTCTTCTACCACCCGACCGTGACGGCCATCATGGCCGATGGGAGTGAGCGGGTCCTTATCGATGACGGGAAGATGCTGGTTTAA
- a CDS encoding 1,4-dihydroxy-6-naphthoate synthase, with translation MSNPLTLGFSPCPNDTFMFYPLVHDLVDTRGISYRERLEDVETLNQLALKGELDVTKVSYHALGHIRDEYALLRSGSALGRGCGPLLVAKDPIDPNDLRDKTIAIPGRLTTALLLLRMFDPTLKNFLVMPFNEIMDAVLNGNVDAGVIIHESRFTYQGFGLHKMLDLGEWWERESGLPIPLGGIVARRSLGADTIAAIEGALRDGVAYSRANPAAAAHYIREHAQEMNAEVCSAHIGLYVNDFSSDLGDEGIRAIQCLMERAEKTGIVPTSTAPLFG, from the coding sequence ATGAGTAATCCACTCACCCTCGGTTTTTCCCCCTGTCCCAACGATACCTTCATGTTCTACCCCCTCGTCCACGATCTGGTGGACACCCGCGGCATCTCCTACCGGGAGCGGTTGGAGGATGTGGAGACCCTCAACCAGTTGGCCCTCAAGGGTGAGTTGGACGTCACCAAGGTTTCCTACCACGCCCTGGGGCATATCCGCGATGAGTACGCCCTGCTCCGCTCCGGCAGCGCCCTGGGACGGGGCTGCGGGCCGCTCCTGGTGGCAAAAGACCCCATAGATCCCAACGATCTGCGCGACAAGACCATCGCGATCCCGGGACGCTTGACCACGGCGCTGCTCTTGTTGCGCATGTTCGATCCCACCCTGAAAAATTTCCTGGTCATGCCCTTCAACGAGATCATGGATGCCGTCCTGAACGGCAACGTGGACGCCGGCGTGATCATCCACGAATCCCGTTTTACCTACCAGGGGTTCGGCCTGCACAAGATGCTCGACCTGGGGGAGTGGTGGGAACGGGAGAGCGGCCTGCCGATCCCCCTGGGGGGTATCGTCGCCAGGCGTTCCCTGGGGGCAGACACCATCGCCGCCATCGAGGGGGCCCTGCGGGACGGGGTGGCCTACTCCCGGGCCAACCCCGCCGCCGCGGCCCATTACATCCGTGAGCACGCCCAGGAGATGAACGCAGAGGTCTGCTCGGCCCACATCGGCCTGTATGTCAACGACTTCTCCAGCGATCTGGGGGACGAGGGGATCAGGGCCATTCAGTGCCTCATGGAACGGGCCGAGAAGACGGGCATTGTCCCGACCTCCACGGCGCCGCTTTTTGGCTAG
- a CDS encoding DUF4337 domain-containing protein, producing MAEEQKEKWQGWLALSTAIVAVLAALTTLYMGKYSSRAIMAQGQESDQWAYYQAKSIKQHNFEMNKKALELQYHAQRGLPPEVAADYEKTLAKYGEEIKRYDNDKKEIKDKAEGIAKTKLKAQEMGGNFAYALIFLQIAIMLSSLASLTKRHYLWYIALVCNLGWLFFFLDAWMLFY from the coding sequence ATGGCGGAAGAACAGAAGGAAAAATGGCAGGGGTGGCTGGCGCTGTCCACGGCCATCGTGGCGGTCCTGGCCGCCCTGACTACGCTCTATATGGGGAAATACTCGTCCCGCGCCATCATGGCCCAAGGGCAGGAGAGCGACCAGTGGGCCTATTATCAGGCCAAGAGCATCAAACAGCATAATTTTGAAATGAACAAAAAGGCGCTGGAGTTGCAGTACCATGCCCAGAGGGGACTGCCGCCCGAAGTGGCCGCCGACTATGAGAAGACCCTCGCCAAATACGGTGAGGAGATCAAGCGCTACGATAATGACAAAAAGGAGATCAAGGACAAGGCGGAGGGTATCGCCAAGACCAAACTCAAGGCCCAGGAGATGGGTGGCAACTTCGCCTACGCCCTCATCTTCCTCCAGATAGCCATCATGCTTTCATCCCTGGCCAGCCTGACCAAGCGCCACTACCTCTGGTACATCGCCCTCGTGTGCAACCTGGGGTGGCTGTTCTTCTTTCTGGATGCCTGGATGCTCTTTTACTGA
- a CDS encoding M48 family metallopeptidase, translated as MSGRIAPILCLAFALAACSTVPITGRSQLNLIPGSSMISMSLQQYDQFLKEHKVSANMEQTRVVKRVGARVQDAVERYFAASGLSGHLANYKWEFNLVEDKQVNAWCMPGGKVVVYTGILPVAQGEAGLAVVMGHEIAHAIAEHGNERMSQGLITQMGGVALSTALATKSAATQQLWMSVYGVGAQYGAILPYSRLQESEADHLGLIFMAMAGYDPHEAVVFWQRMAAQKGGQAPPEFLSTHPSDATRITGIERLIPEAMSYYRK; from the coding sequence ATGTCTGGACGAATTGCACCAATACTCTGCCTGGCCTTTGCCCTGGCCGCGTGCAGCACCGTTCCCATCACCGGGCGCTCGCAGCTCAACCTGATCCCCGGCTCGTCCATGATCTCCATGAGCCTGCAGCAGTACGACCAGTTCCTGAAGGAGCACAAGGTCAGCGCCAACATGGAGCAGACCCGGGTGGTCAAGCGGGTGGGGGCGCGGGTCCAGGATGCGGTTGAACGCTACTTTGCCGCCAGCGGCCTGAGCGGGCATCTGGCCAACTACAAGTGGGAGTTCAATCTGGTGGAAGACAAGCAGGTCAATGCCTGGTGCATGCCGGGGGGAAAGGTGGTCGTCTATACCGGTATCCTGCCGGTCGCCCAGGGGGAAGCGGGCCTGGCCGTGGTGATGGGGCATGAGATCGCCCATGCCATCGCAGAGCACGGCAACGAGCGCATGAGTCAGGGGCTGATCACGCAAATGGGCGGGGTGGCGCTCTCCACGGCGCTTGCCACAAAGTCGGCCGCCACGCAGCAGCTCTGGATGTCGGTGTACGGCGTCGGGGCCCAATACGGGGCCATCCTCCCCTACAGCAGATTGCAGGAAAGCGAGGCCGACCACCTGGGGTTGATCTTTATGGCCATGGCCGGTTACGATCCCCACGAGGCGGTTGTCTTCTGGCAACGCATGGCCGCACAGAAAGGGGGGCAGGCGCCCCCGGAGTTCCTCAGCACCCATCCGTCCGATGCCACCCGGATCACGGGGATAGAACGCCTGATACCGGAAGCCATGTCATACTACCGGAAATAA
- a CDS encoding NADH-quinone oxidoreductase subunit N yields the protein MTNADLMAFMPLIILAGGSVVVLLAGAVRPGGWLYELALAFVVAALVWTIALPANAVMPGLAVTPFSRFFAVFLDSTGLVALLLASGYNKRRGIVGEEYPATLLFALAGMGAACAATDLLMLFLGLEAFTFAFYILVAVERDSVRGGEAGLKYLLNGTLSAAILAMGIALVYCSRGTLKLAELALQAAPPEPLFLAGVCMVLVGLAFKLSWVPAHLWTPDVYQGAPAPVTALLSTASKGASAAAVLLVLPLAAVWRGGHDILWGLALATLVCGNLAALVQSSIKRLLAWSSVAQMGYVALAFVALPAGGARAALFYIVAYAAAGLASFGAVAVLSDGTDRDAIEQYRGLGYRNPLAGAALAVALFSLTGIPPAVGFMAKFAVFSAALRAGETALAVVGALSALVAVFFYLRVVVALYMRPADGGDAPVRRLSISESVALAIPTAAILFLGLSPSPLLDVVAHILRLP from the coding sequence ATGACAAATGCCGACCTGATGGCATTCATGCCTTTGATTATCCTGGCCGGCGGCAGCGTCGTGGTCTTATTGGCGGGGGCGGTACGACCGGGGGGATGGCTGTATGAGTTGGCTCTCGCTTTTGTCGTCGCCGCCCTGGTGTGGACGATTGCCCTCCCGGCTAACGCCGTCATGCCGGGCCTTGCCGTCACCCCCTTCTCCCGTTTCTTCGCCGTCTTCCTCGACAGCACCGGTCTGGTGGCCCTGCTGCTGGCCTCCGGCTACAACAAGCGGCGCGGCATCGTGGGGGAGGAGTATCCGGCCACCCTGCTCTTCGCCCTGGCCGGCATGGGGGCGGCCTGTGCCGCCACCGATTTGCTGATGTTGTTCCTCGGCCTGGAGGCCTTTACCTTTGCCTTTTACATCCTGGTGGCCGTTGAACGGGATTCGGTCCGGGGAGGCGAGGCAGGGCTGAAATACCTGCTCAACGGCACCCTGTCTGCGGCCATCCTGGCCATGGGGATCGCGCTGGTCTATTGCAGCCGCGGTACGCTCAAACTGGCCGAACTGGCCCTGCAAGCGGCCCCGCCCGAGCCGTTGTTCCTGGCTGGGGTCTGCATGGTCCTCGTGGGACTGGCCTTCAAACTTTCCTGGGTTCCGGCCCATCTCTGGACCCCGGACGTGTACCAGGGGGCGCCGGCGCCGGTAACGGCGCTCCTTTCCACCGCCTCCAAGGGGGCCTCGGCGGCGGCCGTGCTCCTCGTCCTGCCCCTGGCGGCCGTATGGCGCGGCGGTCACGACATCCTCTGGGGCCTGGCGCTCGCCACCCTGGTCTGCGGCAACCTGGCGGCCCTGGTGCAGAGCAGCATCAAGCGGCTTTTGGCTTGGTCGTCGGTGGCCCAGATGGGGTATGTGGCCCTGGCCTTTGTGGCCCTGCCGGCCGGTGGGGCACGGGCCGCGCTCTTCTACATCGTGGCCTATGCTGCGGCCGGGCTGGCCTCCTTCGGGGCGGTAGCGGTCCTGTCGGATGGCACGGACCGGGACGCCATCGAACAGTACCGCGGCCTGGGCTACCGCAATCCCCTGGCCGGTGCGGCCCTGGCGGTGGCGCTGTTCTCCCTGACCGGGATACCCCCGGCTGTCGGTTTCATGGCCAAGTTCGCGGTTTTCAGCGCCGCGCTGCGGGCCGGCGAAACCGCCCTGGCCGTGGTGGGCGCCCTCTCTGCCCTGGTGGCGGTCTTCTTCTATCTGCGGGTGGTGGTTGCGCTCTACATGCGGCCTGCCGACGGTGGGGACGCGCCGGTGCGCCGCCTGTCCATCTCCGAGAGTGTCGCCCTGGCCATCCCCACCGCCGCCATCCTCTTCCTTGGCCTCTCTCCTTCCCCGCTGCTGGATGTGGTGGCCCATATTCTGAGATTGCCGTGA
- a CDS encoding complex I subunit 4 family protein, whose protein sequence is MADLPLLTILVFFPLAGGLLMLPVWKRPVAARPLALGVMTGELLLALWLYASWHGLAALKPILPGYLLVEDAPWIGAFGIRYTLGLDGISLLMVMLTAFSFCVALAVSWRAVGEKVGLFLALLLAMETGIMGVFLALDLALFYLFWEVMLIPMFFLIGIWGHGRRIYSTVKFFLFTMFGSLLMLLAIIALHLLHAQQSGVATFGLQQLIATRLPGGTQLWLFGAFFLAFAIKFPLFPLHTWLPDAHTDAPTAGSVILAGLLLKTGSYGLLRFGYPLFPQAAQTLTPLFYTLAIAGIVYASLVAFAQEDMKRLIAYSSIGHMGYVAIGIAAWQPVALSGSIIQMANHGVTTGALFAMVGMLDERAHTREINAFGGLWGKIPLWSFFFLLFSMASAGLPGLNNFVGEFLVLSGTFTRSPLAAGLAFTGIVLTLVYTVRLVQEVVFQTERTPLPLADLDRRELCLLAVLALLVVWMGVHPTPLLDLIHGPVQLLVGGAP, encoded by the coding sequence ATGGCCGATCTGCCTCTCCTGACCATCCTGGTCTTCTTCCCCCTGGCGGGCGGCCTGCTGATGCTGCCGGTCTGGAAGCGCCCTGTGGCCGCGCGGCCGCTGGCCCTGGGGGTGATGACCGGAGAGTTGCTGCTGGCGCTCTGGCTGTACGCCTCGTGGCACGGGCTGGCGGCGCTGAAACCGATCCTGCCCGGTTACCTGCTGGTGGAGGACGCGCCGTGGATCGGGGCCTTCGGTATCCGTTACACCCTGGGGCTGGACGGCATATCGCTCCTCATGGTCATGCTGACCGCCTTCAGTTTCTGTGTGGCCCTGGCGGTGTCGTGGCGCGCCGTCGGCGAAAAGGTCGGCCTGTTCCTGGCGCTGCTCCTGGCCATGGAAACCGGCATCATGGGGGTCTTCCTGGCCCTGGACCTGGCCCTGTTCTACCTGTTCTGGGAGGTGATGCTGATCCCCATGTTCTTCCTGATCGGCATCTGGGGGCATGGCCGGCGCATCTATTCCACGGTCAAGTTCTTCCTCTTCACCATGTTCGGTTCGCTCCTGATGCTCCTGGCGATCATCGCCCTGCACCTGCTCCATGCCCAACAGAGCGGCGTGGCCACCTTCGGGCTGCAGCAACTGATCGCGACCCGGTTGCCGGGCGGTACCCAGCTCTGGCTGTTCGGCGCCTTTTTCCTGGCATTCGCCATCAAGTTCCCGCTCTTTCCCCTGCACACCTGGCTGCCGGACGCCCATACCGACGCCCCTACCGCGGGGAGCGTGATCCTGGCCGGGCTTCTGCTCAAGACCGGGAGCTACGGCCTGCTCCGTTTCGGCTACCCGCTCTTCCCCCAGGCGGCCCAGACCTTGACCCCCCTGTTCTACACCCTGGCCATCGCCGGCATCGTCTACGCCTCGCTGGTGGCCTTTGCCCAGGAGGATATGAAGCGCCTCATCGCCTATTCCAGCATCGGCCACATGGGATACGTGGCCATCGGCATCGCCGCCTGGCAACCGGTGGCGCTGTCCGGCTCCATCATCCAGATGGCCAACCACGGTGTGACCACCGGCGCCCTGTTCGCCATGGTGGGCATGCTGGACGAGCGGGCGCACACCCGGGAGATCAACGCCTTCGGCGGATTGTGGGGCAAGATTCCGCTCTGGTCGTTCTTCTTCCTGCTCTTCTCCATGGCCTCGGCCGGCCTGCCGGGGCTGAACAACTTCGTGGGCGAGTTCCTGGTACTGTCCGGCACCTTCACCAGGTCCCCCCTGGCGGCGGGGCTGGCCTTCACCGGCATCGTCCTGACCCTGGTGTACACGGTGCGGCTGGTGCAGGAAGTGGTCTTTCAGACGGAACGCACACCCTTGCCGCTGGCGGACCTGGATCGCCGGGAACTCTGCCTCCTGGCCGTGCTGGCCCTGCTGGTGGTCTGGATGGGCGTGCATCCCACGCCGCTTCTGGATCTGATCCACGGACCGGTGCAGCTTCTGGTTGGAGGGGCGCCATGA
- the nuoL gene encoding NADH-quinone oxidoreductase subunit L — translation MHLYLALILLLPLLGGLYNALLGRLLPRRVGEAVACGVIWGAFCCAVLACVGFTGPVRVEFGSWLAAFTFQAPIALYLDQLSLSLTLMITFVCGLIHLYSVGYMQDDPAWARYFALLNLFVFAMLTLVLAENLPLLYLGWEGVGFCSYALIGFWYTEEKNATAGRKAFITTRIGDTAFGIAIVWMYQLSGSVSITHLNTMGALVPAAIVTTIGLLLLAGAAGKSAQLPLSVWLPDAMAGPTPVSAQIHAATMVTAGVYLLARMFPLIGSSDTVRAAIALTGGITAFYAATCACCQRDLKRILAYSTISQIGYMVLGVGAGALTGATFHLLTHAFFKALLFLGAGCVITALHHQQDIFRMGGLRTKLAAVYWPFLAGALCLAGFPLTGGFFSKDAILGGVVAQGGPLYGGLLLLGLFTALLTSFYTFRMVFVVFHGEQGHSLPPGPLPLIMTLTLVPLALLGLCGGLLNLPAYLGYQGLLDGFLGSIPGFGGVEQPPHADEIALQIVAATLSLTGLGLAWSRYTGSRRAETLAREEAGQPGARFLLNGWYLDSLYWVLVINPFNHLARFLWKRWDEAGIDGTLDGLARLTARLGGLPAAWSSGRVATSLFGLAAGVCVVLVYLVWVTLS, via the coding sequence ATGCACCTCTACCTCGCCCTCATACTCCTGCTGCCGCTCCTGGGAGGCCTCTACAACGCCCTGCTGGGGCGGCTGCTGCCCCGCCGCGTGGGCGAGGCGGTGGCCTGCGGGGTGATCTGGGGCGCGTTCTGCTGCGCCGTGCTGGCCTGTGTCGGCTTCACCGGCCCGGTCAGGGTGGAGTTTGGCTCCTGGCTGGCCGCGTTCACTTTCCAGGCCCCCATCGCCCTGTATCTGGACCAGCTCTCCCTGAGCCTGACCCTGATGATCACATTCGTGTGCGGCCTGATCCACCTCTATTCCGTGGGCTATATGCAGGACGACCCGGCCTGGGCCCGCTACTTCGCCCTGCTGAACCTCTTCGTCTTTGCCATGCTGACCCTGGTGCTGGCCGAGAACCTGCCGCTCCTCTACCTGGGATGGGAGGGGGTCGGCTTCTGCTCCTACGCCCTGATCGGCTTCTGGTATACGGAGGAGAAGAACGCCACCGCCGGGCGCAAGGCCTTCATCACCACCCGCATCGGCGACACCGCCTTCGGCATCGCCATCGTCTGGATGTACCAGCTCTCCGGCTCCGTATCCATCACCCACCTGAACACCATGGGCGCGCTGGTCCCGGCTGCCATCGTGACGACCATCGGCCTGCTGCTGTTGGCCGGCGCCGCCGGGAAATCGGCCCAACTGCCCCTGTCGGTCTGGCTGCCGGACGCCATGGCCGGCCCCACGCCGGTGTCGGCCCAGATCCACGCCGCCACCATGGTCACGGCCGGGGTCTACCTGCTGGCGCGCATGTTTCCCCTGATCGGTTCCTCCGACACGGTGCGGGCCGCCATCGCCCTGACCGGCGGCATCACCGCCTTCTACGCCGCCACCTGCGCCTGCTGCCAGCGCGACCTGAAACGCATCCTGGCCTACTCCACCATCAGCCAGATCGGCTACATGGTGCTCGGCGTGGGGGCCGGGGCGCTGACCGGCGCGACCTTCCACCTGCTGACCCACGCCTTCTTCAAAGCGCTCCTGTTCCTGGGGGCGGGGTGCGTCATCACCGCCCTGCACCACCAGCAGGACATCTTCCGCATGGGGGGGCTCAGGACAAAGCTGGCAGCGGTCTACTGGCCGTTTTTGGCCGGAGCGCTCTGCCTGGCCGGGTTTCCCCTGACCGGCGGCTTCTTCAGCAAGGACGCCATTCTGGGTGGGGTTGTCGCCCAAGGCGGTCCCCTGTACGGTGGCCTGCTGCTCCTTGGCCTCTTTACGGCGCTGTTGACCTCCTTCTACACCTTTCGCATGGTCTTTGTGGTCTTTCATGGGGAACAGGGACATTCCCTCCCACCCGGCCCACTCCCATTGATCATGACCCTCACCCTCGTCCCCTTGGCCCTGTTGGGCTTATGCGGCGGCCTGCTCAATCTGCCCGCCTACCTGGGGTATCAGGGGCTTCTGGACGGCTTCCTCGGTTCGATCCCCGGTTTTGGGGGTGTTGAGCAGCCCCCGCATGCCGACGAGATCGCCCTGCAGATCGTCGCCGCCACCTTGAGCCTCACGGGTCTGGGCCTGGCGTGGTCCCGCTACACCGGCAGCCGACGGGCCGAAACCCTGGCCCGCGAGGAGGCAGGCCAGCCGGGGGCTCGGTTCCTGCTGAACGGCTGGTATCTGGACAGCCTCTACTGGGTGCTGGTCATCAATCCGTTCAACCACCTGGCGCGTTTCCTCTGGAAGCGGTGGGACGAGGCCGGCATCGACGGCACCCTGGACGGCCTGGCTCGTCTCACCGCCCGCCTGGGTGGCCTGCCCGCCGCCTGGAGCAGCGGCCGGGTGGCCACCTCCCTGTTCGGCCTGGCGGCCGGGGTCTGCGTGGTGCTGGTTTACCTCGTTTGGGTGACGCTGTCATGA
- the nuoK gene encoding NADH-quinone oxidoreductase subunit NuoK: MIVPLEHILILAGLLFFLGMGGLLAWRANLIMMLVCIEVMLNAVMLVFVAGSARWGTADGQLFAIFIMALTSAEVSLALAMVVYLHRRRKTVDTDLFSEMKG; this comes from the coding sequence ATGATCGTCCCGCTGGAACATATCCTCATTTTGGCCGGTCTGCTCTTCTTCCTGGGCATGGGGGGGCTTCTGGCCTGGCGCGCCAACCTGATCATGATGCTGGTCTGCATCGAGGTCATGCTGAACGCCGTCATGCTGGTCTTCGTGGCGGGCTCGGCCCGTTGGGGCACTGCGGATGGCCAACTGTTCGCCATCTTCATCATGGCCCTCACCTCGGCCGAGGTCTCCCTGGCCCTGGCCATGGTGGTCTACCTGCACCGGCGGCGCAAGACCGTGGATACGGACCTGTTCAGCGAGATGAAAGGGTAA